A DNA window from Thiothrix subterranea contains the following coding sequences:
- a CDS encoding CopD family protein: MYEWIKAIHVIFMVTWFAGLFYLPRLYVYHAMPENSGSFTLFKIMERRLFAIMTIGAVITLVFGLIMLALNWQYLMVATHWFHAKLLLIVLLLGYHHACYKLMIKFRDDANTHDHKWYRWFNEAPSVLLIVIVILAIVKPF; the protein is encoded by the coding sequence ATGTACGAATGGATCAAAGCTATTCACGTCATCTTTATGGTGACTTGGTTTGCGGGGCTGTTTTACCTGCCACGCTTGTATGTTTACCACGCTATGCCGGAAAACAGTGGTAGTTTTACCCTGTTTAAAATCATGGAACGGCGCTTGTTTGCCATTATGACGATTGGAGCGGTGATCACACTGGTGTTTGGTTTGATTATGCTGGCGCTTAATTGGCAATACTTGATGGTGGCAACCCATTGGTTTCATGCCAAATTGCTGCTGATTGTGTTACTACTGGGTTATCACCACGCTTGCTACAAGCTGATGATTAAGTTTCGAGATGATGCGAATACCCACGATCACAAATGGTATCGCTGGTTCAATGAAGCGCCCAGCGTATTGCTGATCGTGATTGTCATTTTAGCGATTGTGAAACCGTTTTAA
- a CDS encoding DUF302 domain-containing protein, which translates to MKTVMAMMVGAVVGVVVTAAVGWNVMPGMMLHEAVSPLSTAETVDKIKENALSKGWVVSDVKPLHESVKKHGGKDLKPVMLVNLCQATHASNILEQDQNKKISVFMPCTISVYEKSDGKAYIGSMNAGLLGAMFGGKVAEVMKDVSADQQSFIAFAK; encoded by the coding sequence ATGAAAACAGTAATGGCCATGATGGTAGGCGCGGTAGTGGGCGTCGTAGTAACGGCTGCGGTGGGTTGGAATGTGATGCCAGGGATGATGTTGCATGAAGCGGTTAGCCCGCTAAGTACTGCGGAAACGGTGGATAAAATTAAAGAGAATGCGTTGAGCAAAGGCTGGGTGGTATCCGACGTTAAGCCCTTGCATGAGTCCGTTAAAAAACACGGAGGCAAGGATTTGAAGCCGGTAATGCTGGTGAATTTGTGCCAAGCTACCCATGCTTCCAATATTCTGGAGCAAGATCAGAATAAGAAAATATCCGTGTTTATGCCATGCACCATTTCAGTCTATGAAAAATCGGACGGCAAAGCTTACATCGGCAGCATGAATGCCGGATTATTGGGGGCGATGTTCGGCGGCAAAGTCGCAGAAGTCATGAAAGACGTTTCCGCCGACCAACAAAGTTTCATCGCTTTTGCCAAGTAA
- a CDS encoding RNA pyrophosphohydrolase codes for MIDQEGFRANVGIILCNCDGKVFWGKRLGQDSWQFPQGGIDQGESPIDAMFRELYEEVGLRHDQVEIVGQTRGWLRYRIPHYMIRRRAKPLCIGQKQRWFLLRLKCNDYDVNLQATGKPEFDHWEWVDYWHPAHQVVFFKRRVYHRALNELAPLLG; via the coding sequence GTGATTGATCAGGAAGGATTCAGAGCCAATGTGGGCATCATCCTCTGCAATTGCGACGGGAAAGTGTTTTGGGGGAAACGGTTAGGACAGGATTCCTGGCAGTTTCCACAGGGAGGAATAGATCAAGGAGAATCGCCGATAGACGCCATGTTTCGCGAACTGTACGAGGAAGTCGGTTTACGGCACGATCAGGTGGAAATTGTCGGGCAAACTCGTGGATGGTTGCGGTACCGCATCCCCCATTACATGATTCGCCGTCGTGCGAAGCCGTTGTGCATCGGGCAAAAGCAGCGCTGGTTTTTGCTGCGCTTGAAGTGCAACGATTATGATGTCAATTTGCAGGCCACCGGGAAACCGGAATTTGATCACTGGGAATGGGTGGATTATTGGCATCCTGCCCACCAAGTGGTGTTTTTCAAACGTCGCGTATACCACCGAGCGCTGAACGAATTAGCGCCGTTGTTAGGATAA
- a CDS encoding histidinol-phosphatase codes for MTLALFDLDHTLLKGDSDYQWGQFLIRKGLVEPEQYETANLYFFEQYKQGTLDIYAYSAFAFEPLSERSMAELAVLHHEFMTDVVEPLITDAARQLVEYHRAQGHTLVVITATNSFITRPIVEAFGIPHLLATEPKVVDGRYTREIDGIPCFQAGKVTRLQHWLENRAETLAGSYFYSDSRNDLPLLEMVDNPVTVDPDDTLRTIAQEKGWPIISLR; via the coding sequence ATGACTTTGGCACTTTTTGATCTGGATCATACCCTGCTCAAGGGGGACAGTGATTACCAATGGGGGCAATTTCTAATCAGAAAGGGGTTGGTTGAACCTGAGCAATACGAAACTGCCAACCTGTACTTTTTCGAGCAATATAAACAAGGCACACTAGACATATACGCTTATTCTGCCTTCGCGTTTGAACCACTAAGTGAACGCAGCATGGCAGAACTTGCGGTACTGCACCACGAATTCATGACCGATGTCGTCGAGCCATTGATCACCGATGCGGCACGGCAACTGGTGGAATACCACCGTGCCCAAGGACATACCTTGGTAGTCATTACGGCGACAAACAGCTTTATTACACGCCCGATTGTCGAAGCCTTTGGTATTCCACACTTGTTAGCGACTGAACCCAAAGTGGTGGATGGGCGTTATACCCGCGAGATTGACGGCATCCCCTGCTTTCAAGCGGGCAAAGTCACACGCTTGCAACACTGGCTGGAAAATCGTGCGGAAACCTTGGCGGGCAGTTATTTCTACAGCGATTCCCGCAATGACTTGCCCTTGTTGGAAATGGTGGATAACCCCGTCACTGTTGACCCGGATGATACCTTACGCACTATCGCGCAGGAAAAAGGCTGGCCGATCATTTCCTTACGCTAA
- the recC gene encoding exodeoxyribonuclease V subunit gamma encodes MLYLHHSNQLEQLAQQFAQLQRENPLEPLAKEQVVVQNSGMGRWLSLQTAGYNGITANIRYLFPAEMTWELLRMVLAEVPEKDPCAPTMMRWRLFDIFLSEADEWPELARYLSGGAIAAWQLAAQVAKVFDQYLFFRPDWIREWESGKGASDDWQARLWWRVAGEQQLPHWVRLQERFAHALASIDPAVLPKRICFFSVPVLSPGYVQLLGKVAEYLDIHIYLMNPCADYWGDIESEKRKHKQQADVQDYFSVGNPLLASWGRQGRDFLDLLIEANADLDDVELFGEPDESTLLGRIQTDMLLLRMPDVMEWNAADTSIAFHACHSPMREAEVLYDQLLALFTAHPDVTPADVVIMTPDIDKYAPYLDAVFSSAPYPLPFSIADRSPGYAQSITNLCEHLLSIPQGRCDVESVLTLLEFEEVRARIGVDEAQVQQCRAWIRAVNIRWGTDAGMRPELGGANTPEHTWRYGLDRLLLGYAMPGEALFNGILPWNEVEGSQAEMLGRLQQVLEAVFELASWGRQTQSLAEWNRRFRYLLDAVVGDDAPLQAVWQALDNLEKTVTQAGFGQPLEWAVFQSALAEQLDKRSESDGFLGRGITCCALMPMRTVPFRFVALIGMNDGIYPRRDARASFDRMGQGIKRGDRLKRDEDRYLFLESILSARDWLYLSYVGQSPHDNSELPPSVLVSELMDYLERCAPDSREAFLTKHPLQAFSQKYLRGEKGLFTYNRFFQTSTSIEENPTPTLPLSREGVRGTDYCFTPPLIRGGWEGFLPPPDPAYRSLNLADLIRFYQNPARVFLKERFGLRLNEYAEELPVREPFGLEKFRERDVRDCIFQQLQQALPVSTAEPLLRAQGLLPHGKPGELVFRKEADVTEEFFNRIQPLAVWQRAPFSLTEGDFYLSGTLNKLDVTAGRTLYELGKLSYWNWLDAWLHHLALNTLPESICPHVTLIHTPEASYQLEPVSDAREQLKQLLAWYWQGLQAPLPFFPKSGLNLMEQKEPEVAKIMSTWEGSGNFAGECEKPEYRLLYRDSNPLETHEAEFLAIAHGVFGQMLSVRK; translated from the coding sequence ATGCTTTACCTGCACCATTCCAATCAGCTCGAACAACTTGCGCAGCAATTTGCACAGTTACAGCGCGAAAACCCCTTAGAACCTTTGGCGAAAGAACAAGTGGTGGTGCAAAACAGCGGCATGGGGCGCTGGCTTTCGCTGCAAACCGCTGGGTATAACGGCATTACTGCCAATATTCGTTATTTGTTCCCGGCGGAAATGACGTGGGAATTATTGCGCATGGTGTTGGCGGAAGTTCCTGAAAAAGACCCGTGTGCGCCAACGATGATGCGTTGGCGGCTCTTCGATATTTTCCTAAGTGAAGCGGATGAATGGCCGGAATTGGCGCGTTATTTGAGTGGTGGCGCGATCGCCGCTTGGCAATTGGCAGCGCAGGTCGCTAAAGTTTTTGACCAATACCTGTTTTTTCGCCCAGACTGGATTCGCGAATGGGAAAGCGGTAAAGGCGCAAGTGATGACTGGCAAGCGCGGTTGTGGTGGCGCGTTGCCGGTGAACAACAGTTGCCACATTGGGTGCGCCTGCAAGAGCGTTTTGCGCACGCGCTTGCCAGCATTGATCCGGCGGTGCTGCCTAAACGTATCTGCTTTTTTTCCGTGCCGGTATTGTCGCCCGGTTATGTGCAATTGCTGGGGAAGGTGGCGGAATACCTCGACATTCACATTTACCTGATGAACCCGTGCGCGGATTATTGGGGCGACATCGAGTCCGAAAAGCGCAAGCACAAACAACAAGCCGATGTGCAAGATTATTTCAGCGTTGGCAACCCTTTGCTGGCATCGTGGGGGCGGCAGGGGCGTGATTTTCTGGATTTGCTGATTGAAGCCAATGCCGATTTGGATGACGTGGAGCTGTTCGGCGAACCGGATGAAAGCACGCTGCTGGGGCGGATTCAGACCGACATGCTGTTGCTGCGAATGCCGGACGTGATGGAATGGAATGCGGCAGATACGTCCATCGCGTTTCACGCTTGCCATTCGCCGATGCGCGAAGCCGAAGTGTTATACGACCAATTGCTGGCGTTGTTTACCGCGCATCCTGACGTGACTCCGGCGGATGTGGTGATTATGACCCCCGATATTGATAAGTATGCGCCGTATTTGGATGCGGTATTTTCCAGTGCGCCGTACCCGTTGCCGTTTAGCATTGCGGATCGCAGCCCCGGTTATGCGCAAAGCATCACCAACCTGTGCGAACATTTGTTGAGCATTCCGCAAGGGCGTTGCGATGTCGAAAGCGTGCTGACTTTGCTGGAATTCGAGGAAGTGCGAGCGCGTATCGGCGTGGATGAAGCGCAAGTGCAGCAATGCCGCGCCTGGATTCGTGCCGTCAATATCCGCTGGGGCACGGATGCCGGAATGCGCCCCGAACTCGGCGGTGCTAACACGCCCGAACATACCTGGCGTTACGGGCTGGATCGCTTGCTGTTGGGTTACGCTATGCCGGGTGAGGCATTATTCAACGGTATTTTGCCCTGGAATGAGGTCGAAGGTAGCCAAGCCGAGATGCTAGGGCGCTTGCAGCAGGTGTTGGAAGCGGTATTCGAGCTGGCAAGTTGGGGGCGACAAACGCAATCCCTTGCCGAGTGGAACCGGCGTTTCCGCTATTTGTTGGACGCAGTGGTGGGCGACGATGCGCCGCTGCAAGCCGTGTGGCAAGCCTTGGATAATCTGGAAAAAACCGTAACACAAGCCGGTTTTGGGCAGCCGCTGGAATGGGCGGTATTCCAAAGTGCCTTGGCGGAACAACTCGATAAACGCAGTGAGTCCGACGGCTTTTTGGGACGGGGGATTACCTGTTGTGCCTTGATGCCGATGCGCACTGTGCCATTTCGGTTTGTGGCACTGATTGGCATGAATGACGGCATTTACCCGCGCCGTGATGCCCGTGCCAGTTTTGACCGCATGGGGCAAGGCATTAAACGGGGCGACCGTCTCAAGCGTGACGAAGACCGTTACCTGTTTCTGGAAAGTATCCTCTCGGCTCGCGATTGGTTGTACCTCAGCTATGTTGGGCAAAGCCCGCACGATAATAGCGAATTGCCCCCCTCGGTGCTGGTGAGCGAACTCATGGATTATCTGGAACGTTGCGCCCCGGACAGCCGCGAAGCATTTTTGACCAAGCACCCGTTGCAAGCGTTTAGTCAAAAATATCTGCGGGGCGAGAAGGGTTTGTTTACGTACAACCGTTTTTTCCAGACATCAACGTCTATTGAAGAAAACCCCACCCCAACCCTCCCCTTATCAAGGGAGGGCGTAAGAGGAACGGATTACTGTTTTACTCCTCCCCTGATAAGGGGAGGTTGGGAGGGGTTTCTTCCTCCCCCGGATCCCGCCTACCGTTCACTTAATCTGGCGGATTTGATCCGCTTTTACCAAAATCCCGCGCGGGTGTTTCTCAAAGAACGCTTCGGCTTGCGCTTAAACGAATACGCGGAAGAGCTGCCGGTACGTGAACCCTTCGGCTTAGAAAAATTCCGTGAGCGTGACGTGCGCGACTGTATTTTTCAGCAATTGCAACAAGCCTTGCCGGTGAGTACTGCTGAGCCGTTGTTGCGGGCGCAAGGCTTATTGCCGCATGGCAAACCCGGTGAATTGGTGTTTAGAAAAGAGGCGGATGTTACCGAGGAATTTTTCAACCGCATCCAGCCCTTAGCCGTGTGGCAACGTGCACCGTTTAGCCTGACCGAGGGCGATTTCTACCTGAGTGGCACGCTCAATAAATTGGATGTGACGGCTGGGCGCACACTCTATGAACTCGGCAAACTGAGTTACTGGAATTGGTTGGATGCGTGGTTACACCACTTGGCGCTGAATACCTTGCCAGAAAGCATTTGCCCGCACGTTACGCTGATTCACACGCCAGAGGCGAGTTACCAGCTTGAGCCGGTCAGCGATGCGCGTGAACAGTTGAAACAATTGCTGGCGTGGTATTGGCAAGGTTTGCAAGCACCGTTGCCGTTTTTCCCCAAATCCGGTCTCAATTTGATGGAGCAAAAAGAGCCGGAGGTGGCAAAAATCATGAGTACGTGGGAGGGCAGCGGCAATTTTGCAGGTGAATGCGAAAAGCCCGAATACCGCTTGTTGTATCGCGACAGCAATCCGCTGGAAACGCATGAGGCAGAATTCCTAGCGATTGCTCACGGCGTATTCGGGCAGATGCTTAGCGTAAGGAAATGA
- a CDS encoding glycosyltransferase, producing the protein MQVALVHEWFNEVAGSEKCVGEFNTLYPDADIFALVDWLDDASRQSLLGGKQTQTSFIQRLPFARKHFRQYLPLFPIAIEQFNLDKYDLVLSSSHLVAKGALTHHGQLHVCYCHTPVRYAWDMYHDYLRGGNLQNSSIKSWLSRRTLHHLRLWDVLSSNRVDHFIANSHYIRKRIQKIYRREAHVIYPPVDTNRFSLVTNKDDYYLAFSRLVPYKRIDLIVQAFAHTKRKLVVVGNGPEMEKLRGMATPNIEFLGFQDDQRVAILMQQAKALVFAALEDFGIIPVEAQACGTPVICLNQGGTAETVLHGKTGIHFQEQSVAAIRQAVDEFEARQTQLLDAASISEFAQQFSVTRFRQDINQHIAQLLEQKI; encoded by the coding sequence ATGCAAGTAGCACTCGTGCATGAATGGTTTAACGAAGTCGCCGGTTCGGAAAAGTGCGTGGGAGAATTCAATACGCTCTACCCTGACGCGGATATTTTCGCCTTGGTCGACTGGCTGGACGATGCCAGCCGCCAATCGCTGTTGGGCGGCAAGCAAACGCAAACCTCGTTCATTCAACGGCTGCCGTTTGCGCGTAAACATTTTCGCCAATATTTGCCGCTATTTCCGATTGCCATCGAACAATTCAATCTGGATAAGTACGACTTGGTGCTGTCTTCGTCGCATTTGGTTGCTAAAGGCGCATTAACGCATCATGGGCAATTGCATGTGTGTTATTGCCATACGCCGGTGCGCTATGCGTGGGATATGTACCATGATTATTTGCGCGGCGGTAATCTGCAAAATAGCAGCATTAAGTCGTGGCTGAGTCGGCGTACCTTGCACCATTTGCGCCTGTGGGATGTGCTAAGCAGTAATCGCGTCGACCATTTCATCGCCAATTCGCATTACATTCGCAAACGCATTCAGAAAATTTACCGCCGCGAAGCACATGTCATCTATCCGCCGGTTGATACCAACCGCTTCAGCTTAGTGACGAATAAGGATGATTATTATCTAGCCTTCTCACGTTTAGTCCCCTACAAGCGTATCGACTTGATTGTGCAAGCCTTTGCACACACGAAGCGTAAATTGGTGGTGGTAGGCAATGGCCCGGAAATGGAAAAACTGCGCGGCATGGCCACTCCGAATATCGAGTTTCTCGGTTTTCAGGATGATCAACGGGTCGCCATCTTAATGCAGCAAGCGAAAGCCTTGGTATTTGCCGCACTGGAAGATTTCGGGATTATCCCGGTCGAAGCGCAAGCCTGCGGCACGCCGGTGATTTGCTTGAATCAAGGCGGAACGGCTGAAACCGTGCTTCACGGCAAAACCGGTATTCATTTTCAAGAACAAAGCGTGGCAGCGATTCGCCAAGCGGTCGATGAATTTGAAGCTCGCCAAACCCAGTTGCTGGATGCCGCCAGCATCAGTGAATTTGCGCAACAATTTTCCGTCACGCGCTTTCGGCAGGACATTAATCAACATATTGCGCAACTGCTAGAGCAGAAAATATAG
- a CDS encoding glycosyltransferase: protein MKVIHVAESFAAGVLHFVAQLTHAMPEHEHIVIHGKRPDTPNNYASLFSNKVKLLAWHGVSRDISPWGDVLALLRLMRLLSKHDADVIHLHSSKAGFLGRIAAKLLWQSGKVIYTPHGVAFLRQDVTSLKQTLFIGLEKVASLCSGQVIACSASEAASFHAHGIAADYINNGITCARLPESALSKSDDAPCTIAVVGRISNQKNPARFNAIAQAFANEPQFRFVWVGDGELRHLLTAPNIRCTGWVSTKEVAQELQMADVYLSTSSWEGLPLSGLEAMCYRLPMVLSECTGHTDIVQDGRNGYLFQHDDTAVLALKTLAGDAALRERLGRASRELLEQQFTVQQMADSYRRVYIQSSSEQQPIGHDASTFTEFKNPSPKV from the coding sequence ATGAAGGTTATCCACGTAGCCGAATCATTCGCCGCAGGTGTACTACATTTTGTTGCCCAACTGACTCATGCCATGCCGGAACATGAGCACATTGTCATTCACGGCAAGCGCCCCGATACGCCCAATAATTACGCAAGTCTTTTTTCTAACAAGGTAAAATTGTTAGCTTGGCACGGTGTCAGTCGCGACATTTCTCCATGGGGCGATGTATTGGCGTTGTTGCGCCTAATGCGTTTATTGAGCAAACACGATGCGGACGTTATTCATCTGCATTCTTCCAAGGCAGGATTTTTGGGGCGTATTGCGGCAAAATTGCTCTGGCAATCCGGCAAGGTTATTTATACACCACACGGGGTTGCCTTCCTGCGCCAAGACGTGACTTCACTCAAACAAACGCTGTTTATTGGCTTGGAAAAGGTTGCCAGTTTATGCAGTGGTCAGGTGATTGCGTGCTCGGCTTCGGAAGCGGCGAGCTTCCACGCCCACGGCATTGCCGCCGATTACATTAACAATGGCATTACTTGTGCACGGCTACCGGAATCTGCTTTGAGCAAATCGGATGATGCGCCGTGCACCATTGCGGTGGTTGGCAGAATTTCTAACCAGAAAAATCCGGCGCGTTTTAATGCGATTGCACAAGCATTCGCCAATGAACCCCAATTCCGCTTTGTTTGGGTCGGCGATGGTGAATTGCGTCATTTGTTGACCGCACCGAATATTCGCTGCACTGGCTGGGTCAGCACCAAAGAAGTCGCGCAAGAATTGCAGATGGCTGACGTTTACTTATCCACATCATCATGGGAAGGCTTACCGTTGTCGGGGTTAGAAGCGATGTGTTATCGCTTACCGATGGTATTGAGCGAATGCACCGGGCATACCGATATTGTGCAAGATGGGCGCAATGGCTATTTGTTTCAACATGATGACACGGCGGTATTGGCACTCAAGACGCTGGCAGGTGATGCTGCGCTGCGTGAACGGCTGGGGCGAGCCAGCCGGGAATTATTGGAACAGCAGTTTACGGTACAACAGATGGCGGATAGTTATCGGCGGGTTTATATTCAAAGTAGCAGTGAGCAGCAACCGATTGGTCATGACGCCTCAACGTTTACCGAGTTCAAAAACCCAAGCCCGAAAGTGTGA
- a CDS encoding acyltransferase family protein — MAEHQVRHLDSIESLRGVAALMVLLYHLAELVKIPVPESMGFIPARFGLGVPLFYTLSGFVLAYGYADKLSGRVQIYRFYIRRLFRIAPLFYTMLVLWLMANWVVWDKTFSFQTLFLNVSFLFGLIPGQHESIVWAGWSIGIEMLFYLMFPVFAVLIPSLRAALIIFVVACILSTSIYNAYSVAGLGSYAYMNLGTHLPFFIAGITCFRLWQAMAFARSPALGWLLLGISMILAITVASSDRLDTALLQIGFDRGIWAIVFGLLLLSACYARNPVLESFPLRHLGKLSFSIYLLHPMIMVALIKLEFPAHIAALTGGGMAGFLCAALIAISLVWTLSTLSFRFVEKPGIEFGRNLLRA; from the coding sequence ATGGCAGAACATCAGGTAAGGCATCTCGATTCGATTGAATCACTGCGTGGGGTCGCTGCCCTGATGGTGCTGCTGTATCACTTGGCTGAATTGGTCAAGATTCCCGTGCCTGAATCGATGGGGTTCATTCCTGCCCGTTTTGGTCTGGGGGTTCCTCTGTTTTACACACTCAGCGGCTTCGTACTCGCGTATGGTTATGCGGATAAACTCTCTGGTCGAGTACAAATCTACCGTTTCTACATACGTCGTCTGTTCAGGATTGCCCCGCTGTTTTACACCATGCTGGTTCTGTGGCTTATGGCTAATTGGGTGGTGTGGGATAAGACATTTTCATTCCAAACCCTGTTTCTCAACGTCAGCTTTCTATTTGGCCTGATTCCGGGTCAGCATGAAAGCATTGTCTGGGCGGGTTGGTCGATTGGCATTGAAATGCTGTTCTATTTGATGTTCCCCGTGTTTGCCGTACTGATTCCTAGTTTGCGTGCAGCACTGATTATATTCGTGGTGGCCTGTATATTGTCCACCTCAATCTACAATGCTTATTCGGTAGCGGGGCTTGGCAGTTATGCCTACATGAACCTTGGAACGCATTTGCCTTTTTTCATAGCCGGAATTACCTGTTTCAGGCTATGGCAGGCGATGGCGTTCGCTCGTTCTCCTGCGTTGGGGTGGCTGCTGCTGGGGATCTCCATGATTCTCGCTATCACCGTGGCAAGCTCAGATCGGCTGGACACGGCATTGTTGCAGATTGGTTTTGATCGAGGCATCTGGGCGATTGTATTCGGCCTGCTGCTGCTTTCGGCCTGCTATGCCCGCAATCCTGTGCTTGAAAGTTTCCCGTTGCGTCACTTGGGGAAACTAAGCTTTAGCATCTATTTACTGCATCCCATGATAATGGTAGCACTGATCAAACTGGAGTTTCCCGCTCATATCGCAGCACTGACTGGTGGTGGCATGGCAGGTTTTCTGTGTGCGGCACTGATAGCGATTAGCCTAGTTTGGACTTTGAGCACTTTGAGTTTCCGCTTCGTGGAGAAGCCGGGCATTGAATTCGGACGAAACTTGCTTCGAGCTTAA